The Maniola hyperantus chromosome 12, iAphHyp1.2, whole genome shotgun sequence genome has a segment encoding these proteins:
- the LOC117986921 gene encoding allantoicase-like, which produces MIEKTIVPSFAELSEFASTGAGGKVIFASDDFFATCENMIADSDPIFIADKYTEFGKWMDGWETRRKRIPGHDWCILKLATKCVVNGLLVDTAFFTGNYAPKYSIQAACLTPEEEALLPERDTVMGSACSECDLERVKHLGSDKWEEIVPITALRPGYEETRMNYQKVVSDEAYTHIRVNIYPDGGISRLRVFGEAKPEAPPSDQLVDLTSLLTGATCLGYSNAHYGHPKNVIKPRKGESMADGWETARQLNRPEVLETSDDGTLKTTGEEWAVFKLGFNGRIQKICVDTEHFKGNYPDSIKIEGAFLDNAEWTHSKPVVWYNILKPSKLSAHNEHWFSCNSDVISHIKATIAPDGGFSRIRAFGYVENTII; this is translated from the exons ATGATCGAGAAAACTATCGTACCATCGTTTGCGGAGCTCAGCGAGTTTGCTAGCACAGGT GCCGGTGGCAAGGTGATATTTGCTAGCGATGACTTTTTTGCTACGTGCGAGAACATGATAGCCGATTCAGATCCCATCTTCATTGCGGATAAGTACACGGAGTTCGGCAAGTGGATGGATGGGTGGGAAACGCGCCGGAAGAGGATACCGGGACATGATTGGTGTATACTGAAGTTAGCTACCAAGTGCGTTGTTAATG gtttACTAGTAGATACTGCTTTCTTCACTGGAAACTATGCGCCCAAATACTCCATCCAAGCCGCCTGTTTGACTCCTGAAG AGGAGGCGTTATTACCGGAAAGGGATACAGTAATGGGCTCCGCGTGCAGCGAATGTGATTTGGAGCGGGTAAAACATCTCGGCTCTGACAAATGGGAGGAAATTGTCCCCATAACAGCGCTCCGGCCCGGCTATGAGGAAACCAGGATGAACTACCAGAAA GTTGTATCTGATGAAGCCTATACACACATTAGGGTGAACATATATCCAGATGGAGGTATTTCCAGGCTACGGGTGTTCGGTGAGGCGAAACCAGAGGCACCGCCCAGTGATCAGTTGGTGGATCTAACGTCTTTACTAACTGGAGCTACTTGCCTAG GTTATTCCAACGCACACTACGGACATCCGAAGAACGTGATCAAGCCCAGAAAAGGAGAGTCAATGGCGGATGGATGGGAGACAGCAAGACAACTGAACCGACCAGAAGTACTCGAGACCAGTGATGATGGTACTTTAAAGACAACAG GAGAAGAATGGGCAGTATTCAAATTGGGTTTCAATGGAAGAATCCAGAAGATCTGTGTTGATACAGAGCATTTCAAAGGCAACTATCCAGACTCTATCAAAATTGAGGGAGCCTTTTTAGATAACGCTGAATGGACGCATTCAAAACCTGTCGTCTGGTACAATATACTAAAACCAAGCAAG CTCTCTGCCCACAACGAACACTGGTTCAGCTGCAACTCTGACGTCATCTCTCACATCAAGGCCACCATAGCTCCTGATGGTGGCTTTAGCAGGATTCGGGCCTTCGGTTACGTTGAAAATACTatcatttga